One Capsicum annuum cultivar UCD-10X-F1 chromosome 2, UCD10Xv1.1, whole genome shotgun sequence genomic window carries:
- the LOC107861504 gene encoding uncharacterized protein LOC107861504, whose amino-acid sequence MKSKRKLESYPKGGLRFHVSLVIARVTTKEDVQQVHLLLALMQILAQVHLLVQTQVQSQVQHLLLENEEVQLEEKGVDHQRILQKSVLADQEWLEWDYFTHKVDAQFLIRECQVRDSKLPSLQYL is encoded by the exons atgaaatcaaaaagAAAACTGGAAAGTTATCCAAAAGGGGGATTGAGATTTCATGTGTCACTTGTCATAGCAAGGGTCACAACAAAAGAAGATGTCCAACAGGTGCACCTGCTGCTGGCACTAATGCAAATCCTGGCCCAAGTTCATCTGCTGGTGCAGACCCAAGTGCAGTCCCAAGTCCAGCACCTACTGTTGGAAAATGAAGAGGTTCAACTGGAAGAGAAAGGGGTAGACCACCAAAGAATTCTACAGAAaag tgtGCTGGCAGACCAAGAGTGGTTGGAATGGGATTACTTCACACACAAAGTGGATGCACAATTCTTAAT CCGGGAATGTCAAGTGAGAGATTCAAAACTACCAAGTCTTCAGTATTTGTGA